From a region of the Vibrio ostreae genome:
- the vctG gene encoding iron chelate uptake ABC transporter permease subunit VctG — protein sequence MQDKTKLTAMIALAVVFAALFIGVGLTADNYEYFLSRRVPKVLAIVLAGIAIAQSSLAFQTITHNRILTPSIMGFDSLYLFVQVAIVALFGGLSSFAINAYLNFSLSVAAMMGFSALLFTFYFSKEKRNLMALLLMGVIFGQLFSNIASFLIMLMDPNDFASVQANMFASFNNVKVSLVYLATPLLLGIALLLFRMHRVLDVFWLDNDNAVSLGVDVRKTTRQVLLLSAVLISISTALVGPIMFFGILVTNLTREWFKSYQHRVLLIACSAMSVLALLAGQWMVEKVFHFGTTLSVIINFVGGIYFLSLLIRNKVV from the coding sequence ATGCAGGATAAAACCAAACTGACGGCGATGATTGCCCTTGCCGTCGTATTTGCTGCATTATTCATTGGTGTCGGATTAACCGCCGATAATTATGAGTATTTCCTGTCGCGCCGTGTGCCGAAAGTGTTAGCTATTGTGCTGGCCGGCATCGCAATCGCACAGTCTTCATTGGCGTTTCAGACCATCACCCACAACCGTATTCTTACCCCGAGTATCATGGGTTTTGATTCCCTGTACTTGTTTGTACAGGTGGCGATTGTGGCACTGTTTGGTGGGTTGAGCAGCTTCGCTATTAATGCTTATCTGAATTTTTCACTTTCTGTTGCGGCGATGATGGGGTTCTCGGCCCTGTTATTTACTTTTTATTTCAGTAAAGAGAAACGTAACCTGATGGCGCTATTGTTGATGGGGGTGATTTTTGGTCAGCTGTTCTCGAATATTGCATCGTTTTTGATCATGCTGATGGATCCGAATGACTTTGCGTCCGTTCAGGCCAATATGTTTGCCAGCTTTAACAATGTAAAAGTGAGCCTGGTATATCTGGCAACGCCGTTGCTGTTAGGCATAGCCTTGTTATTGTTCCGAATGCACCGCGTGCTGGATGTGTTCTGGCTCGATAATGATAATGCAGTCAGCCTTGGGGTAGACGTTCGCAAAACTACCCGCCAGGTCCTGCTGCTGAGCGCGGTTCTGATTTCAATTTCCACCGCGTTGGTGGGGCCAATTATGTTCTTCGGTATCCTGGTGACGAACCTGACCCGGGAATGGTTTAAATCTTACCAGCATCGTGTGCTGTTGATTGCCTGTTCTGCCATGTCTGTTCTGGCTCTTTTGGCCGGGCAGTGGATGGTGGAAAAAGTGTTCCATTTCGGGACCACACTAAGTGTCATCATTAACTTCGTTGGCGGCATTTATTTCCTTTCTCTTCTGATTCGTAACAAAGTGGTTTAG
- the vctC gene encoding iron chelate ABC transporter ATP-binding protein VctC, whose amino-acid sequence MILLDKLTKKFGQHAVVKEASAEFEKGKVTSIIGPNGAGKSTLLSMASRLVNRDAGKVWIDSKELVDWDTKALARKLSVLRQANSLTMRFTVRELVAFGRFPYSQGKLDANDQQLIDQSINYLDLSTIQHKYLDELSGGQRQLAFIAMVIAQDTDYIFLDEPLNNLDIKHSLQIMATIQRLAHELNKAVVVVIHDINFASCYSDYIIALKKGEVVATGSVESVIQESVLSEIYETPFRVLEIEGKRMCLYHTH is encoded by the coding sequence ATGATTCTACTCGATAAACTGACGAAAAAATTCGGCCAACATGCAGTGGTAAAAGAGGCCAGTGCGGAGTTCGAGAAAGGTAAAGTCACCTCAATCATCGGCCCGAATGGGGCAGGTAAGAGTACCTTGCTGTCGATGGCCAGCCGCCTGGTCAATCGTGATGCCGGTAAAGTGTGGATCGATAGTAAAGAACTGGTGGACTGGGATACCAAAGCCCTGGCGAGAAAACTGTCGGTGTTGCGTCAGGCGAACAGCTTAACCATGCGTTTTACAGTGCGTGAGCTGGTGGCCTTCGGGCGTTTCCCATACTCGCAGGGCAAACTGGATGCGAACGATCAGCAGTTGATCGACCAGTCGATCAACTACCTTGATTTGAGCACGATTCAGCACAAGTATCTGGATGAACTGAGTGGTGGTCAACGCCAGCTTGCGTTTATTGCCATGGTGATTGCGCAGGATACCGACTACATCTTCCTCGATGAGCCGCTCAACAACCTGGACATCAAGCATTCGCTGCAGATCATGGCAACAATTCAGCGTCTGGCCCATGAGCTGAATAAAGCCGTGGTGGTTGTTATTCACGACATCAACTTTGCTTCCTGTTATTCGGATTACATCATTGCACTGAAGAAAGGCGAAGTGGTTGCAACGGGTAGTGTGGAGTCTGTTATTCAGGAAAGTGTGCTGAGTGAAATCTACGAAACCCCATTCCGGGTGCTGGAGATCGAAGGCAAGCGCATGTGCTTGTATCACACTCACTAA
- a CDS encoding acetate/propionate family kinase encodes MSNSYVLVINSGSSSLKFAVIDSQSGDALVSGLGECFGLPEAEISWKYQGEKTVEAIPAGGNHHQYAVNRVVSLLETLGLTSQFVAVGHRIVAGGETFKGTVKVDEAVIEEVERLAELAPLHNKANATGMRAAMAAFPNLPQFAVFDTAFHQTMPPKAFIYGLPYELYEEQKVRRYGAHGTSHYYVSREAAKMLDKPVEQSNFITVHLGNGASVTAIKNGECVDTSMGLTPLAGLMMGTRCGDIDPSVIEFLFRKGWQQDELFDMLNKKSGFLGVSGVTSDARGVLEAMEKGNPRARLAFEIFTYRVAKYIGSYMVAIGEEVDAIVFTGGIGENSLPIRSEILNYLKVFGYQEDAKANADARFGQSGVITAKDSKLAVVIPTNEEFVIAQQSVAML; translated from the coding sequence ATGTCGAACTCGTACGTGCTGGTTATCAACTCAGGCAGCTCCTCACTTAAATTCGCGGTCATTGATTCACAATCGGGTGACGCCCTGGTCTCAGGTCTTGGTGAATGTTTTGGTTTGCCAGAAGCTGAAATCAGCTGGAAATACCAAGGTGAGAAAACCGTCGAAGCGATCCCGGCAGGAGGCAATCATCACCAGTATGCGGTCAATCGGGTGGTAAGCTTGCTGGAGACCTTGGGGCTGACTTCTCAGTTTGTCGCTGTGGGTCATCGTATCGTGGCTGGTGGCGAAACCTTTAAAGGTACGGTCAAAGTGGATGAAGCGGTGATAGAAGAAGTTGAACGCCTGGCTGAACTGGCTCCGCTGCATAACAAAGCCAATGCAACCGGTATGCGCGCTGCAATGGCTGCGTTCCCAAACCTGCCACAGTTCGCTGTTTTTGATACCGCCTTCCACCAAACCATGCCACCTAAAGCCTTTATCTACGGCCTTCCTTACGAGTTATATGAAGAACAGAAAGTTCGCCGCTACGGTGCCCACGGTACCAGCCACTATTACGTTAGCCGTGAAGCGGCCAAGATGCTGGATAAGCCGGTAGAGCAGAGTAACTTCATCACGGTTCACCTGGGTAACGGTGCGTCGGTCACTGCCATTAAGAATGGTGAGTGCGTTGATACCAGTATGGGTCTGACTCCGCTGGCTGGTTTGATGATGGGAACCCGTTGTGGTGATATCGACCCAAGCGTGATCGAATTCCTGTTCCGCAAAGGCTGGCAGCAAGACGAGCTGTTTGACATGCTCAACAAGAAATCAGGTTTCCTTGGCGTCTCCGGTGTGACCAGCGACGCGCGTGGTGTGCTGGAAGCGATGGAAAAGGGCAATCCGCGTGCCCGTCTGGCATTTGAGATCTTTACCTACCGGGTCGCGAAATACATTGGTTCGTACATGGTGGCGATTGGTGAAGAAGTCGATGCGATTGTGTTTACTGGTGGTATCGGTGAAAACTCACTGCCAATTCGCAGCGAGATTCTTAACTACCTGAAAGTGTTTGGCTATCAAGAAGATGCCAAAGCGAATGCTGACGCTCGTTTCGGTCAGTCTGGCGTGATTACCGCCAAAGACTCCAAACTGGCGGTTGTGATTCCGACTAACGAAGAATTTGTGATTGCCCAGCAGTCAGTGGCCATGCTGTAA
- a CDS encoding Ig-like domain-containing protein encodes MLNHLHAIGLLLLSIMTMVPFSAHSAINISTTGQQNTLVLMVNFQENPDEKPLTLAEADDLVFGQVDQFYRENSFGQTWLSGQVAGWFTLPLSNQVCDLNAVQDEADKQAANSGIDIGNYDRIVYLMTTAACGVAGSATMDGVPTRAFINGVLTATNIAHELGHNFGLYHSRALDCGDETLGSSCTINEYGDTYDVMGNPDIGYFNTFQKEQLGWLNGAHAARTLEVTQSGTYSISNYESVDTQPVTIKIPRGTDASTGAMKWFYIEYRQSVGFDDFLADRSYRFYRGDVTDGIVVRAATDGDGRSSNLLHFKTDSQFHQAYGRNDWFDPAMPVGDSYTDPDSGVTFSLISAANGIAEVSVNFGDSGQGNVSPQSCSTSAPQISATAMSDNAGAAGEQVQYLVTVTNHDSTDCETESFNVSTAVPIGWQASSEQVTLAPAESGQVVISVVSSDSAAANNYTLTVSTKHSSQTQTEATTTVNYTVVADNGSAGTAPVAVNDSVSLANTDSVVIDVLANDVIEDTSAVTLTSFTQPSKGTVQLLADGSLKYTPHKSFKSSDSFRYTISNGVGSSSAVVSIALQTSADPDTSGGTTKPGKGRNK; translated from the coding sequence TTGCTTAATCATTTGCATGCTATTGGGTTGCTATTGCTCAGCATCATGACCATGGTTCCATTCTCGGCACATTCAGCAATAAATATTTCGACTACGGGTCAGCAAAATACCTTGGTTCTGATGGTGAATTTTCAGGAAAATCCTGACGAAAAACCACTGACACTTGCCGAGGCGGATGATCTGGTATTTGGTCAGGTTGATCAGTTCTATCGTGAGAACTCTTTTGGCCAAACCTGGTTGTCCGGTCAGGTTGCGGGTTGGTTCACACTGCCTTTGTCCAACCAGGTGTGTGATTTGAACGCGGTACAGGACGAAGCGGATAAACAGGCTGCCAATTCTGGCATCGATATAGGTAATTATGACCGTATCGTGTATCTGATGACCACGGCAGCGTGTGGTGTTGCCGGCTCTGCCACGATGGACGGTGTCCCAACCCGCGCGTTTATTAACGGTGTACTGACAGCGACCAACATTGCTCACGAACTGGGTCATAACTTCGGATTGTATCATTCGCGTGCTCTGGACTGTGGTGATGAAACATTGGGCAGCAGCTGTACAATCAATGAGTATGGCGATACCTACGATGTGATGGGTAATCCGGACATTGGTTATTTCAACACCTTCCAGAAAGAACAGCTGGGATGGCTGAACGGTGCGCATGCCGCACGAACTTTAGAAGTGACGCAAAGCGGAACTTACTCGATCTCCAATTATGAAAGCGTAGACACTCAACCGGTTACTATCAAAATCCCACGAGGCACCGATGCGTCGACTGGGGCAATGAAATGGTTCTATATCGAATACCGTCAGTCTGTCGGCTTCGATGATTTCCTTGCTGACCGCTCATATCGCTTTTACCGTGGTGATGTGACGGATGGCATTGTGGTTCGTGCTGCCACCGATGGCGATGGCCGCAGCAGTAATCTGCTTCACTTTAAAACTGATTCACAGTTTCACCAGGCATATGGACGTAATGACTGGTTCGATCCGGCGATGCCGGTTGGTGACAGCTATACCGATCCAGATTCGGGTGTAACGTTCAGCCTCATCAGTGCCGCAAACGGTATCGCAGAGGTGAGCGTTAATTTCGGAGATTCAGGGCAGGGTAATGTTTCGCCCCAAAGCTGTAGTACGAGCGCTCCACAAATCAGTGCGACTGCCATGAGCGATAATGCGGGAGCAGCCGGAGAGCAAGTGCAGTATTTAGTTACGGTCACCAACCATGACAGTACGGACTGTGAGACGGAGTCGTTTAATGTCAGTACGGCTGTACCAATCGGTTGGCAGGCGAGCAGTGAACAGGTGACTTTGGCTCCTGCGGAGTCTGGTCAGGTCGTTATCTCCGTGGTGTCGTCGGACAGTGCGGCGGCGAACAACTATACGCTGACTGTCTCAACTAAGCACAGTTCACAAACCCAGACAGAAGCAACGACCACAGTGAATTATACTGTTGTGGCGGATAACGGCTCAGCAGGCACAGCCCCGGTTGCAGTTAATGATTCGGTTTCTCTAGCGAATACAGATTCTGTGGTGATTGATGTGTTAGCGAACGATGTGATTGAAGACACTTCTGCAGTCACTCTTACCTCGTTCACTCAGCCAAGCAAAGGCACCGTACAATTACTGGCTGATGGTAGCCTGAAATATACGCCGCATAAGAGCTTTAAATCGAGCGACAGCTTTAGATATACCATAAGTAATGGTGTTGGTAGTTCAAGCGCGGTGGTGTCGATTGCCCTGCAGACGTCTGCAGATCCTGATACTTCGGGCGGAACGACTAAGCCTGGCAAAGGGCGTAACAAATAA
- a CDS encoding DUF7507 domain-containing protein gives MKATPKTWWHSIGSHCAALSELNPLQDWEARKVIKWLAWLLIACAAVGFQTAQSAAGDASGQGVQPMEVDGNPTCSDLLGIPDVQELKVEPVADGTYSDGDLTVMIEVQEGAKTFSWDQGDSSIIMHSVFVKGGPGGNLYEYYADGLLVSSDTGLHAPVGKNGRYAGLSHISFCYTPGAPEIKITKTCTYGGLEGGDTLRYNYTLLVENTGQLPLYDITATDTTAENVDLSGNSHVYPWGMLDVGDSKEFNGSFTVGQNGILNEAMVTAALVSGGTPSVTDDDSFDCPSQNIPGTLSLQKDCDVYVVNRFAETGMNEYGLKVHYSGSVCNTSDVTINGVIVQDNKDPEPHDIGTLYPQGTDGDCADYSGSYEPVPEEGEGLPLAGEAVRAFTDEVNALGVTAFGGIVEAVPADASCTLCPACADLEQCPVDVVQF, from the coding sequence ATGAAAGCGACACCAAAAACATGGTGGCACAGTATAGGTTCGCACTGCGCCGCTTTATCCGAGCTCAACCCACTCCAAGATTGGGAGGCCCGCAAAGTTATTAAATGGCTGGCGTGGCTGCTGATTGCGTGCGCGGCTGTGGGTTTTCAAACAGCTCAGAGCGCGGCCGGTGATGCATCCGGCCAGGGAGTACAACCTATGGAGGTGGACGGTAACCCTACCTGTTCTGATCTGTTAGGCATTCCCGACGTGCAAGAGCTCAAAGTTGAACCGGTCGCTGACGGGACTTACAGCGATGGCGACCTGACAGTCATGATCGAAGTTCAAGAGGGGGCCAAAACCTTCTCTTGGGATCAGGGTGACAGCAGCATCATCATGCACAGCGTATTTGTTAAAGGTGGCCCTGGCGGTAACCTCTATGAATACTATGCCGATGGTTTGCTGGTTAGCTCAGACACAGGCTTACACGCTCCGGTTGGCAAAAATGGTCGATACGCTGGTCTAAGCCATATCTCTTTTTGTTACACTCCTGGCGCACCAGAAATCAAAATCACTAAAACTTGTACCTATGGTGGTTTAGAAGGCGGTGACACCCTGCGTTACAACTACACATTGCTGGTAGAGAACACCGGCCAGTTACCTTTGTATGATATTACAGCCACCGATACAACGGCAGAAAATGTCGACCTGTCCGGTAACTCTCATGTCTACCCTTGGGGTATGCTGGACGTCGGGGATTCAAAAGAGTTCAATGGCTCCTTTACGGTCGGCCAAAACGGTATTCTTAATGAAGCCATGGTCACAGCCGCACTGGTCAGTGGTGGCACCCCATCCGTTACCGATGATGATTCATTCGACTGCCCTTCGCAAAACATCCCAGGCACACTGTCACTGCAAAAAGACTGTGATGTCTACGTGGTCAATCGTTTTGCAGAAACTGGCATGAATGAGTACGGCCTGAAAGTGCACTATAGCGGTAGCGTATGTAATACCTCTGACGTCACCATTAATGGCGTCATCGTTCAGGACAATAAAGACCCTGAACCACACGACATTGGCACCCTGTACCCACAAGGCACCGATGGCGATTGTGCCGACTATAGTGGTAGTTATGAACCTGTTCCTGAGGAAGGTGAAGGTCTGCCATTAGCGGGTGAAGCTGTGCGTGCCTTTACCGATGAAGTAAATGCGTTAGGTGTTACCGCATTTGGTGGTATTGTTGAAGCCGTTCCTGCAGATGCAAGTTGCACCTTATGCCCAGCTTGTGCTGACCTGGAGCAATGTCCGGTCGACGTAGTGCAGTTTTAA
- a CDS encoding AraC family transcriptional regulator — protein MQEQFQYLPSQHIHGLSAFSAQMKEFSYDKHAHEEYSIGVTRKGRQDFFSDGVFHKSNAGNVMLFNPEQVHDGSAGARSELQYEMLYIPQATLTNLMRSLGHISDDQIRLKSSIFNDHALRSQVLNLSQMMGQAALSALEEEAALLAIAQSVIRLGGGTFHSGNYHQRKDTLLLRAKEYILCNLSQKMTVDEICQAANMSKYHFIREFNQQFGMTPHQYVLNCRINRAKQALHTGDKVSDVAVNFGFSDVSHLNRKFKKSFGITPHQYQRQLNV, from the coding sequence ATGCAAGAGCAATTTCAGTATCTTCCGAGTCAGCATATTCATGGTTTGAGCGCTTTTTCTGCCCAGATGAAAGAGTTCAGCTATGACAAGCATGCGCATGAAGAGTACAGCATTGGTGTGACTCGCAAAGGTCGTCAGGATTTTTTCAGTGACGGCGTTTTTCATAAGAGTAATGCCGGTAACGTGATGTTGTTTAATCCGGAGCAGGTCCACGATGGCAGTGCAGGAGCACGCTCGGAGCTGCAATATGAGATGCTCTATATTCCGCAGGCAACCCTGACTAATCTGATGCGGTCGCTCGGACACATATCGGACGATCAGATTCGTCTTAAATCGTCGATCTTCAACGATCACGCGCTACGCAGTCAGGTATTGAATCTGAGCCAAATGATGGGGCAAGCTGCTCTGTCCGCTCTGGAAGAAGAAGCCGCGTTGCTGGCGATTGCCCAGTCAGTCATCCGCCTCGGAGGCGGTACGTTTCATTCCGGCAATTATCACCAGCGTAAAGATACTCTGTTACTGCGTGCCAAAGAGTACATTCTCTGTAATCTGAGTCAAAAGATGACAGTCGATGAGATTTGCCAGGCAGCGAACATGTCCAAATACCATTTTATTCGCGAATTTAACCAGCAGTTTGGTATGACGCCGCATCAATATGTGCTTAATTGCCGTATTAACAGGGCGAAACAGGCACTGCATACCGGGGATAAAGTATCCGATGTCGCGGTTAACTTTGGCTTTTCGGATGTGAGCCATTTAAATCGTAAGTTCAAAAAGAGCTTCGGCATCACACCGCATCAATATCAGCGTCAATTAAACGTTTGA
- a CDS encoding LysE family translocator yields the protein MTDIILYAFGVMYTPGPVNAIGLNNGIQKQPRILGFFSGVAVAMFILFFSLALIGEQVMNESLLQGASVLGSLYILWLAYKIFSAPVGDDVHAQPRTLTFRDGLLMQLLNPKGITVALPVATVQFSNAGITGLLLFAWCIGLAVFAFGAPWAYCMFGRFMGKNINQTRYLIMINKLMALFLVIVAVSMGSSFFHP from the coding sequence ATGACAGACATAATTCTTTATGCCTTTGGCGTGATGTACACGCCTGGGCCGGTGAACGCTATTGGTTTAAATAATGGGATTCAAAAGCAGCCGCGTATTTTGGGCTTTTTTTCTGGTGTGGCCGTTGCCATGTTTATCCTGTTTTTTTCACTCGCTCTGATCGGTGAACAGGTGATGAACGAATCACTGCTACAAGGCGCCTCAGTGCTGGGCAGCCTGTATATCCTCTGGCTGGCGTACAAGATATTCAGCGCTCCGGTCGGAGATGATGTTCATGCCCAACCACGTACGCTGACTTTTCGCGATGGGCTGCTGATGCAATTGCTTAACCCAAAAGGCATAACGGTGGCATTGCCGGTCGCAACCGTGCAATTTTCGAACGCAGGGATTACTGGCCTGCTACTGTTTGCCTGGTGTATCGGTCTTGCAGTATTCGCCTTTGGTGCGCCATGGGCGTACTGTATGTTTGGACGCTTCATGGGAAAAAATATTAATCAAACCCGTTATCTGATCATGATTAATAAACTGATGGCACTGTTTTTAGTTATTGTTGCGGTGAGTATGGGGAGTTCTTTTTTTCACCCCTGA
- a CDS encoding GlyGly-CTERM sorting domain-containing protein (This protein contains a GlyGly-CTERM protein-sorting domain, as detected by TIGR03501. These domains are found at the C-terminus of secreted proteins in organisms that possess both rhombosortase, which is an intramembrane serine proteinase (see TIGR03902), and a type II secretion system (T2SS). In at least some cases, such as VesB from Vibrio cholerae, cleavage by rhombosortase is followed first by attachment of a glycerophosphoethanolamine-containing moiety, then by transport by the T2SS across the outer membrane and release into the medium in soluble form.) yields the protein MNKNLLVGLVSSLLSATAYSATTIEVSAFYQSGSGFNVSQEIVGVYRSLENINELMAEKGINAEFKPTYFGTLSDSEVAPTENVFSGLQYMRGLDAAVEAKTDVGDIAIGIFPRLGSDYGFAQLIRDNTFTNEPNETRKMAIAGGASMGLSNYSAFVYLAGHELLHAVGAVHEEATAINFNTQGDSREDGFANICDNGHQSLIGASSLYTDKENISIAGATDCSVGGGDVVGFVNQYAPLVGTIAAERNNRTLTVSASENMNTQSFDINITRTDTSAADIIRVYIAGGYSDTGAGLTPIDVAFGVGAVTASTSVFFDDIYPIFDAADGTDQSTYIVALGDSEISDSAYDLLSVNTQWTSAQVGEPDDQIKDSEDAGSGGGSGGALGIWTLLLMTIAGTRRYLKNVKHHHRHEK from the coding sequence ATGAACAAAAATCTACTCGTCGGTCTGGTTAGCTCACTGTTATCAGCAACGGCCTATTCTGCAACCACAATTGAAGTCAGTGCTTTTTATCAAAGCGGATCTGGTTTCAACGTCTCACAAGAAATTGTGGGCGTATATCGCTCCTTGGAAAACATTAACGAGTTGATGGCTGAGAAGGGCATCAACGCAGAATTTAAACCCACTTATTTCGGAACGCTCAGTGACTCGGAAGTCGCTCCTACCGAAAATGTGTTTTCTGGGCTTCAGTACATGAGGGGGTTGGACGCTGCGGTTGAGGCAAAGACCGATGTGGGTGATATCGCGATCGGTATCTTTCCACGATTAGGTAGCGATTATGGCTTTGCACAGCTAATTCGTGATAACACATTCACAAACGAACCCAACGAGACTCGTAAAATGGCTATCGCTGGTGGAGCTTCGATGGGGCTGAGCAATTATTCTGCATTTGTGTACCTCGCGGGGCATGAATTACTACATGCCGTAGGGGCGGTGCACGAAGAAGCAACAGCGATTAATTTCAACACACAAGGCGACTCTCGTGAAGACGGCTTTGCCAATATTTGCGACAATGGGCATCAATCGCTCATCGGTGCGTCCTCGCTTTATACCGATAAAGAGAATATTTCTATTGCCGGTGCGACAGACTGTTCGGTGGGCGGCGGCGATGTGGTCGGTTTTGTCAATCAATATGCCCCATTAGTTGGCACCATAGCGGCAGAACGCAATAATCGTACCTTAACTGTGTCTGCGTCTGAAAACATGAATACCCAGTCGTTTGACATCAATATTACTCGTACCGATACCAGCGCAGCAGATATTATCCGCGTGTATATCGCGGGTGGTTATTCAGATACCGGTGCAGGTCTGACACCGATTGATGTCGCGTTTGGTGTGGGTGCAGTTACGGCGTCAACCAGTGTGTTCTTTGATGATATTTATCCGATATTTGACGCTGCTGATGGTACAGATCAAAGCACATATATCGTCGCGTTGGGTGATAGCGAAATCAGTGACTCAGCTTATGACCTGTTGTCGGTTAACACGCAGTGGACTTCTGCACAAGTTGGTGAGCCTGATGATCAAATTAAGGATTCGGAAGATGCAGGCTCGGGTGGCGGCTCTGGCGGTGCTTTGGGGATATGGACACTCTTGCTTATGACGATCGCAGGTACTCGTCGTTACTTGAAAAACGTTAAGCATCATCATCGACATGAGAAATAA